The following coding sequences lie in one Syngnathus scovelli strain Florida chromosome 1, RoL_Ssco_1.2, whole genome shotgun sequence genomic window:
- the ccdc142 gene encoding uncharacterized protein ccdc142, which translates to MDENNFDILKDRAGKPGLTEMSGSFTSEEDKKACVSCTTEDLNTNGSWSQRTICHLLRSTFNPPMKWLLPDHSQDDYEDGEENFVVACNLVSRSSARILRLQHVLTSVSMQWQSFSGAQMGSPKICVKGRTVLGDSVLLVPASPFLNKHYQALWKLLEQRSLLLFIHEYTRRAHLTTAYISKVGHLLEDHLRKSHLSSNLMPHLCSSAKVHLVSLCQEFRIHLNHWSCLYAKVQSDIYLRRALAQQNKLLEEIRRTLDLLGLQVLVVMERYVHAVLFAMAQSDSDHTPREVMADVLACTELYNKALDEQRIQHGTTHLRTKLLQQICYTTLTNSLRHQPAAVSVKDLLSIMAAHHANTAANQLHLWTARQCVCESHAKPGISALLLSRSPSMLTWELLQDTFLNSCSSFHTCHLHTPKLHLENTDNENNQHHSVSEKATFPPIKNTHRKNLSFQCQICTSNNGAVRTDVDLDNPLRNFQHLQESNQPTIYYHLSTSPLSDFCQQDQSKIELLFHVLVSSGDLLAPLLSHPLTPTIQLFPHTVTIEELPPNGKADTNQRIRDCGMEGTYQDIVELDIPTRQAVNLSSGSGQPSPKKAVEDGQKDKDGCAYHPRSVQWLDLSQSMLFDDLFGEYRTLLWARCSKALWLQMHVPHGATSTGSINLHDNHRIFQVLQIFRQVSTTDIHPKECKAMLEEFNVNMLVSAAHAQWDSVVCQGLGAAVKDKCLLTARKQHSRSFAPSSNQDDSVMMSETAEYLMKLTQPLLSSLSYCNAPGTLSFFPTRLPFHRLTVSLTLATLQLSTVWVMSKAYQFLSSWSLNKFLLITQGDLKVLKESLDNLVKQTKSLTMSSENNCLSTLHIHNQLGLKQELHKVDAAICDLQAFSSLVLKNFSDDCKRMSAHLFEQNMPSAGHWRLNPRPGFPITPSEYASEAAQNVIGQVLEGVALLSDDVRVQALSLTMTAFMEAWMEHILKQRIKFSVQGALQLKHDFDSIREFISSDRYGLPEELLQQLLSLRVFQQVDSAVLCLLQQPQVRPYLQSSTWEPFIRCCPAKSSRDSLSAAVGSSITNLRGMEGDYMTQSNPSVLSTGIPSVDPFIPGEPYLAPSLALGASQQDWLDLRIHTSSRRWRLPGLQCLSKSEP; encoded by the exons ATGGATGAAAACAATTTCGATATCTTGAAAGACCGTGCTGGAAAGCCTGGTCTAACAG AAATGTCTGGATCATTCACTTCGGAAGAGGACAAG AAGGCGTGCGTATCCTGTACGACAGAGGATCTGAACACGAATG ggtcATGGTCACAGAGGACCATCTGTCATTTACTCAGAAGCACCTTCAATCCTCCTATGAAATGGTTGTTACCTGACCATAGTCAAGATGATTATGAAGACGGAGAAGAAAATTTTGTCGTGGCCTGCAACTTAGTGTCCAGATCTTCTGCTCGTATCCTGCGTTTGCAACATGTTCTTACAAGTGTGTCAATGCAGTGGCAGTCTTTCAGCGGGGCACAAATGGGTTCGCCCAAG ATCTGTGTCAAGGGCAGGACTGTGTTAGGTGATAGTGTTCTCCTCGTGCCCGCTTCACCCTTCCTGAATAAGCATTACCAAGCTCTGTGGAAGCTCTTGGAGCAGAGATCACTGCTGCTCTTCATCCACGAGTACACCAGAAGGGCTCATTTAACTACTGCGTACATCTCAAAAGTGGGCCACCTGCTTGAGGATCACTTGAGGAAGTCACACCTCTCATCTAACCTG ATGCCACACCTCTGCTCATCAGCCAAGGTGCATCTTGTCTCCTTGTGCCAGGAGTTTCGCATTCATCTCAACCACTGGTCTTGTCTTTATGCAAAAGTCCAGTCCGACATCTACCTCAGGCGTGCCCTGGCCCAGCAGAACAAGTTGCTGGAAGAAATTAGACGAACTCTTGACTTGCTTGGTCTGCAAGTGCTCGTTGTAATGGAACGTTATGTCCATGCTGTTCTGTTTGCCATGGCGCAATCTGATTCAGACCACACACCAAGGGAAGTCATGGCAGATGTTTTAGCTTGCACAGAGCTGTATAACAAGGCACTGGATGAGCAGAGAATACAGCACGGCACCACCCATCTGAGGACTAAATTATTACAACAGATTTGTTACACCACGCTGACAAACAGTCTGAGACATCAACCTGCTGCTGTCTCAGTTAAAGACCTGCTGAGTATTATGGCAGCACATCACGCAAATACGGCAGCCAATCAACTCCATTTGTGGACCGCACGGCAATGTGTTTGTGAATCTCATGCTAAGCCGGGAATTTCTGCCCTCTTGCTGTCCAGATCTCCTTCAATGTTAACTTGGGAGCTGTTACAGGATACGTTCTTAAACTCTTGCTCCTCCTTTCACACCTGCCATCTTCACACCCCCAAACTTCACTTGGAAAACACTGACAATGAAAATAATCAGCATCATTCGGTTTCAGAAAAGGCCACATTTCCCCCCATCAAAAATACCCACAGGAAGAACTTATCCTTTCAGTGCCAAATATGTACCTCCAACAATGGCGCAGTACGGACAGATGTAGACCTTGACAACCCTTTAAGAAACTTTCAACATTTGCAGGAGTCAAATCAACCCACCATTTACTACCATTTGTCAACTAGCCCATTGTCAGACTTTTGCCAGCAGGACCAGTCCAAAATTGAGCTTCTATTTCATGTGCTTGTTTCCTCTGGTGACTTGCTCGCTCCACTGCTATCACATCCTTTGACACCTACTATACAACTATTTCCTCACACTGTAACAATAGAGGAGCTACCACCAAATGGGAAGGCTGATACCAATCAAAGAATCAGGGACTGCGGTATGGAGGGAACTTACCAAGACATTGTTGAACTGGACATACCCACCAGGCAAGCAGTCAATCTCAG CTCAGGCTCTGGACAGCCAAGTCCCAAAAAGGCTGTTGAAGATGGTCAAAAAGATAAGGATGGCTGTGCATATCATCCTCGCTCCGTTCAGTGGTTGGACCTCAGTCAGTCAATGCTGTTTGATGATCTGTTTGGAGAGTACCGCACACTGCTGTGGGCTCGCTGCAGCAAAGCATTGTGGCTCCAGATGCATGTACCACATGGAGCAACAAGTACAGGGAGCATCAATCTCCATGACAATCACAGGATCTTCCAAGTTCTTCAGATTTTCAGACAGGTTTCAACCACAG ATATACATCCAAAGGAGTGCAAAGCCATGCTGGAGGAGTTCAACGTAAATATGTTAGTCAGTGCAGCACATGCTCAGTGGGACTCTG TGGTGTGCCAAGGTTTGGGAGCAGCTGTAAAAGACAAGTGTCTTCTGACAGCCAGAAAGCAACACAGCAGGTCTTTCGCACCTTCATCAAATCAAGATGACAGTGTGATGATGTCTGAGACCGCAGAGTACTTGATGAAGCTTACTCAGCCTCTGCTGTCCTCTCTTTCTTACTGCAATGCACCAG gtacTTTGAGCTTCTTCCCAACAAGGCTCCCTTTCCACAGGTTGACTGTTAGCTTGACGTTAGCTACATTGCAATTGTCCACAGTGTGGGTCATGTCAAAGGCCTACCAGTTCCTCTCCTCTTGGAGCCTCAACAAGTTCTTACTCATCACACAAGGAGACCTCAAA GTGTTGAAAGAGTCATTGGACAATTTGGTGAAGCAGACAAAATCCTTGACGATGAGCTCAGAGAATAATTGTCTTTCCACTCTTCATATCCATAATCAACTTGGACTGAAGCAGGAGCTCCACAAGGTTGATGCAGCTATCTGCGACCTTCAG GCTTTTTCTTCTCTGGTGCTAAAAAACTTTTCCGATGACTGCAAAAGGATGTCTGCCCATCtctttgagcagaacatgccctctGCTGGACACTGGAGACTCAACCCCAGGCCAG GCTTTCCTATTACTCCCAGTGAGTATGCATCAGAAGCTGCTCAGAATGTGATTGGTCAGGTTTTGGAGGGTGTGGCATTACTGTCTGATGATGTCCGCGTGCAGGCTCTAAGTTTAACCATGACGGCTTTTATGGAGGCATGGATGGAACACATCCTGAAACAACGGATAAAATTCAG tgtacaGGGAGCGCTTCAACTGAAGCATGACTTTGACTCTATCAGAGAATTTATCTCCTCTGACAGATATGGCCTGCCAGAGGAACTCCTTCAGCAACTACTCAGCCTTAG AGTATTTCAACAAGTGGACTCTGCGGTATTATGTCTACTACAGCAGCCACAGGTCAGACCATATCTGCAGAGCAGTACCTGGGAGCCTTTCATACGCTGCT GTCCCGCTAAGAGCAGTAGAGACAGCTTGAGTGCAGCTGTGGGGAGCAGCATAACCAACCTGAGGGGTATGGAAGGGGACTACATGACTCAgtctaatccttctgttctaagCACTGGCATTCCTTCAGTGGACCCATTTATCCCAGGAGAGCCCTACCTTGCACCAAG TTTAGCTCTGGGTGCTTCTCAACAAGACTGGTTAGACTTGAGGATCCATACGAGTTCTCGCCGCTGGCGGTTGCCAGGACTACAGTGTCTTTCCAAGTCTGAACCCTGA